A genomic segment from Candidatus Cloacimonadota bacterium encodes:
- a CDS encoding MraY family glycosyltransferase: protein MDFRIYEYLSVFIMSWLFVYGLTPFIIKLARKINFVDKPEARKIHLKSVPLMGGLSVALGFILLCVYDVTISPGRYFDRPMIGYLAGSVIIVLIGLIDDRRGMHPLVKMSGQILVALIFILTNFTFDELSMMFGSVYITLPLMLLWMVGLMNALNFLDNMDGIISGMAGILGLGFFAFALTNTTSSNQEAMALIALISLSFAGSSFGFLPFNFNPARIFLGDAGSMFIGYFLSSMGILMARYAGIKYNDKLFYLLPVLLLSYAIFDISLVSYTRRRDGRHVMQGGKDHSTHRINNVLGSVKVTAAVIYAINVLIVLTSIIIFKIGSRELLLISTLLFGAFFLAVGRKLDQVPIVIPANQKKEK from the coding sequence ATGGATTTTCGCATCTATGAGTATCTTAGCGTATTCATAATGTCATGGCTCTTTGTTTATGGCCTCACGCCATTCATAATAAAGCTGGCTAGAAAGATAAATTTCGTGGACAAACCGGAAGCACGCAAGATCCACCTAAAAAGCGTACCCCTGATGGGGGGGCTTAGTGTGGCCTTGGGTTTCATTCTGTTATGTGTTTACGATGTAACCATTTCCCCCGGCAGGTATTTTGATCGTCCCATGATCGGATATCTGGCAGGCTCAGTCATAATCGTTCTTATTGGCCTTATAGACGACCGTCGCGGGATGCATCCACTGGTGAAGATGTCTGGACAGATTCTTGTAGCACTTATCTTTATCCTTACGAACTTCACTTTTGATGAGCTTAGCATGATGTTTGGCAGCGTTTATATTACTCTTCCGCTCATGCTTTTATGGATGGTTGGGCTGATGAATGCGCTTAATTTCCTGGACAATATGGATGGCATCATCAGCGGTATGGCAGGCATTCTGGGGCTAGGGTTTTTTGCCTTTGCACTTACCAATACTACCAGTTCCAATCAGGAAGCCATGGCCTTGATCGCACTTATCTCGCTTAGCTTTGCCGGGTCTTCCTTTGGTTTTTTACCCTTCAATTTCAATCCTGCCAGGATCTTTTTGGGAGATGCGGGCAGCATGTTTATCGGGTACTTCTTGTCATCAATGGGCATCCTGATGGCGCGTTATGCGGGCATCAAATACAATGACAAGCTGTTCTATCTGCTTCCTGTGCTGCTACTTAGTTATGCCATCTTCGACATCTCGCTGGTCAGTTATACCCGTCGCCGCGATGGCAGACATGTGATGCAGGGTGGCAAAGATCACTCCACGCACCGTATTAACAATGTTTTGGGCTCAGTAAAGGTTACGGCAGCTGTGATTTACGCGATCAATGTATTGATTGTGCTCACTTCCATCATCATCTTCAAGATTGGCTCCCGGGAGTTATTGCTAATCAGCACATTGCTTTTCGGAGCGTTTTTCCTGGCAGTTGGCCGCAAGTTGGATCAGGTACCCATCGTGATTCCGGCAAATCAGAAGAAAGAGAAGTAA
- a CDS encoding MBL fold metallo-hydrolase: protein MEIRILGAGSGMPAKDLNSSSVLVHSEGQSFLLDGGDGCAQSLVKLGLEPDILSAVIITHYHPDHVGGVLLLIQMLYLRGRKRVLPLYLPEREGEFADFLCMFYTFPQKFDFELQLKPMTSLSEDFPKLRYILNDHLQGYGEIIRKNAFKNLQRAFSIRINSAAGDFVYSSDISTTDSISGFVEGAHTLLLDACHPSAGQVLKMGTKGLKRILLTHNPSEEVRQALINTPNELFEEAREGRIYRI, encoded by the coding sequence ATGGAAATTCGCATATTGGGAGCGGGTTCCGGCATGCCTGCAAAGGATCTGAACTCTTCATCTGTATTGGTGCATTCAGAGGGACAGAGCTTTTTGCTGGATGGCGGAGACGGCTGTGCTCAGAGCCTGGTGAAACTAGGTTTAGAGCCGGATATACTTAGTGCAGTGATCATAACACACTACCATCCCGACCATGTCGGGGGCGTGCTGTTACTTATTCAGATGTTGTATCTTAGAGGTCGTAAGAGGGTCTTGCCTCTTTATCTGCCGGAGCGGGAAGGGGAGTTCGCCGATTTCTTGTGCATGTTTTACACTTTTCCCCAGAAGTTCGATTTTGAACTGCAGCTAAAACCCATGACTTCCCTTTCAGAAGACTTTCCCAAGCTACGATATATCTTGAACGACCACTTACAAGGATATGGCGAGATAATCCGGAAAAATGCCTTCAAAAACCTGCAACGAGCGTTTTCCATCAGGATCAATTCTGCTGCAGGAGATTTTGTGTATAGTTCGGATATCTCAACCACAGATAGCATATCAGGTTTCGTAGAGGGTGCGCATACACTTCTCTTGGACGCATGTCATCCTTCTGCAGGCCAAGTATTGAAAATGGGCACCAAGGGTCTGAAAAGAATCCTGCTTACGCACAATCCGAGCGAGGAAGTAAGGCAAGCTCTGATAAATACACCCAATGAACTGTTTGAAGAAGCCCGGGAGGGCAGAATATACAGGATATGA